Proteins from a single region of Sylvia atricapilla isolate bSylAtr1 chromosome 9, bSylAtr1.pri, whole genome shotgun sequence:
- the B4GALT2 gene encoding beta-1,4-galactosyltransferase 2 isoform X2, whose protein sequence is MTRLLLGVTLERICKAVLLLCLLHFVIIMILYFDVYAQHLDFFSRFNARNASRAHPFSNSSRPNGTVPSYGPAGAEAPSPSTKPSTNQSVTEKPLQPCQETPSGLVGRLLIEFSSPMSMERVQRENPDVRQGGKYTPPDCLPRQKVAILIPFRHREHHLKYWLHYLHPILRRQKVAYGIYIINQFGEDTFNRAKLLNVGFMEALKDDEEYDCFIFSDVDLIPMDDRNLYRCYEQPRHFAVGMDKFGFRLPYAGYFGGVSGLSKSQFLKINGFPNEYWGWGGEDDDIFNRISLNGMKVSRPDIRIGRYRMIKHERDKHNEPNPQRFTKIQNTKMTMKRDGISSLQYRLVEISRQPMYTNITVEIGRPPPRLARG, encoded by the exons ATGACCAGGCTGCTCTTGGGGGTGACCCTGGAAAGGATTTgcaaggctgtgctgctgctctgcctgctccacttcGTCATCATCATGATCCTCTATTTTGACGTCTACGCGCAGCACCTGGACTTCTTCAGCCGTTTCAACGCCAGGAACGCCTCGCGCGCCCACCCCTTCTCCAACTCCTCCCGCCCCAACGGCACCGTTCCCAGCTACGGGCCAGCCGGTGCAGAGGCCCCATCCCCCAGCACCAAGCCCAGCACCAACCAGTCTGTCACTGAGAAGCCCttgcagccctgccaggagaCACCTTCTGGCTTAG TTGGGCGCCTGCTTATCGAGTTCAGCTCTCCCATGAGCATGGAGCGAGTGCAGCGGGAGAACCCTGATGTGCGCCAGGGCGGCAAGTACACCCCCCCCGACTGCCTACCCCGGCAGAAGGTGGCCATCCTCATCCCCTTCCGACACCGTGAGCACCACCTCAAGTACTGGCTGCACTACCTGCACCCCATCCTGCGCCGGCAGAAGGTGGCTTATGGTATCTACATCATCAACCAG TTTGGTGAAGACACCTTCAACCGCGCCAAGCTGCTCAACGTGGGATTCATGGAGGCACTCAAGGACGACGAGGAGTATGACTGCTTCATTTTCAGTGACGTGGACCTCATCCCCATGGATGATCGCAACCTCTATCGCTGCTACGAGCAGCCACGGCACTTTGCTGTTGGCATGGACAAGTTTGGGTTCAG GCTGCCCTATGCCGGCTACTTTGGCGGTGTCTCTGGGCTGAGCAAGTCCCAGTTCCTGAAGATCAATGGCTTTCCCAATGAGtactggggctggggaggagaggacGATGACATCTTTAATCG CATCTCCCTGAATGGCATGAAGGTGTCAAGGCCCGACATCCGCATTGGGAGGTACCGCATGATTAAGCATGAACGTGACAAACACAACGAGCCCAACCCGCAGAG ATTCACCAAGATCCAGAACACTAAAATGACAATGAAGCGGGATGGGATCAGCTCGCTGCAGTACCGGCTGGTGGAGATCTCCCGCCAGCCCATGTACACCAACATCACGGTGGAGATTGGCAGGCCACCGCCCCGCCTGGCCCGCGGCTAG
- the B4GALT2 gene encoding beta-1,4-galactosyltransferase 2 isoform X1: protein MTRLLLGVTLERICKAVLLLCLLHFVIIMILYFDVYAQHLDFFSRFNARNASRAHPFSNSSRPNGTVPSYGPAGAEAPSPSTKPSTNQSVTEKPLQPCQETPSGLVGRLLIEFSSPMSMERVQRENPDVRQGGKYTPPDCLPRQKVAILIPFRHREHHLKYWLHYLHPILRRQKVAYGIYIINQFGEDTFNRAKLLNVGFMEALKDDEEYDCFIFSDVDLIPMDDRNLYRCYEQPRHFAVGMDKFGFRLPYAGYFGGVSGLSKSQFLKINGFPNEYWGWGGEDDDIFNRFTKIQNTKMTMKRDGISSLQYRLVEISRQPMYTNITVEIGRPPPRLARG, encoded by the exons ATGACCAGGCTGCTCTTGGGGGTGACCCTGGAAAGGATTTgcaaggctgtgctgctgctctgcctgctccacttcGTCATCATCATGATCCTCTATTTTGACGTCTACGCGCAGCACCTGGACTTCTTCAGCCGTTTCAACGCCAGGAACGCCTCGCGCGCCCACCCCTTCTCCAACTCCTCCCGCCCCAACGGCACCGTTCCCAGCTACGGGCCAGCCGGTGCAGAGGCCCCATCCCCCAGCACCAAGCCCAGCACCAACCAGTCTGTCACTGAGAAGCCCttgcagccctgccaggagaCACCTTCTGGCTTAG TTGGGCGCCTGCTTATCGAGTTCAGCTCTCCCATGAGCATGGAGCGAGTGCAGCGGGAGAACCCTGATGTGCGCCAGGGCGGCAAGTACACCCCCCCCGACTGCCTACCCCGGCAGAAGGTGGCCATCCTCATCCCCTTCCGACACCGTGAGCACCACCTCAAGTACTGGCTGCACTACCTGCACCCCATCCTGCGCCGGCAGAAGGTGGCTTATGGTATCTACATCATCAACCAG TTTGGTGAAGACACCTTCAACCGCGCCAAGCTGCTCAACGTGGGATTCATGGAGGCACTCAAGGACGACGAGGAGTATGACTGCTTCATTTTCAGTGACGTGGACCTCATCCCCATGGATGATCGCAACCTCTATCGCTGCTACGAGCAGCCACGGCACTTTGCTGTTGGCATGGACAAGTTTGGGTTCAG GCTGCCCTATGCCGGCTACTTTGGCGGTGTCTCTGGGCTGAGCAAGTCCCAGTTCCTGAAGATCAATGGCTTTCCCAATGAGtactggggctggggaggagaggacGATGACATCTTTAATCG ATTCACCAAGATCCAGAACACTAAAATGACAATGAAGCGGGATGGGATCAGCTCGCTGCAGTACCGGCTGGTGGAGATCTCCCGCCAGCCCATGTACACCAACATCACGGTGGAGATTGGCAGGCCACCGCCCCGCCTGGCCCGCGGCTAG